From the genome of Neomonachus schauinslandi chromosome 5, ASM220157v2, whole genome shotgun sequence, one region includes:
- the NPFF gene encoding LOW QUALITY PROTEIN: pro-FMRFamide-related neuropeptide FF (The sequence of the model RefSeq protein was modified relative to this genomic sequence to represent the inferred CDS: deleted 1 base in 1 codon) has translation MEEDSGPHPLQEAQIPGSLLRSLLQAMQRPSQSPVFLFQPQRFGNNSRGSWSSEQLSPRAGEGLSSPFWSLPAPQRFGKK, from the exons ATG GAGGAAGATAGTGGACCCCACCCACTGCAGGAGGCCCAGATCCCTGGGTCACTCTTGCGCTCCCTGCTCCAGGCCATGCAGAGACCCAGCCAGAGCCCAGTCTTTCTGTTTCAGCCCCAGAG GTTTGGCAACAAC TCCCGGGGCTCCTGGAGCAGCGAACAGCTGAGTCCCCGAGCTGGAGAGGGGCTCAGCTCCCCCTTCTGGAGCCTGCCTGCCCCTCAACGCTTTGGGAAGAAATGA